A genomic window from Chlamydiota bacterium includes:
- the waaF gene encoding lipopolysaccharide heptosyltransferase II has protein sequence MVEPGRILLILPNWMGDVLFVTPSLHEIRLRYPQSSLTALVWPSCRPVLEGNPDINEVLPLDEKNFHKGFWGKIKLILELRRRNFDTVFLFSRSRTRGFISLLSRIPQRIGYQMPGKKHFLTHAVDAPPYDSMHRVEYYLGILRGMGFSISKKPQYVLEIDQESEAWAQKFFKEKGIKKDDLKIVLNAGGNWAPKRWSAILFGKLAKKMMELWGAKIILTGVSQDHAIFEAILKEASYPLVSAIDRTHLKQLAALFKNADLYIGNDSGPTHLAQAVKAPLIALFGPQDPKITGPYGEGKKTILFKNKGCQVPCFLPECEWKRCIDTITVEEVFEAAEKIVQSSRFKVQSKNEK, from the coding sequence ATGGTTGAACCTGGACGGATCTTGCTTATTTTACCTAACTGGATGGGAGATGTTCTTTTTGTCACACCCTCACTTCACGAAATTCGGCTTCGTTATCCTCAAAGTTCGTTGACAGCACTTGTTTGGCCCTCTTGCAGACCGGTTCTGGAGGGAAATCCTGATATCAATGAGGTATTACCGCTCGATGAAAAGAATTTTCATAAGGGGTTTTGGGGAAAGATAAAATTAATTTTAGAATTGAGGCGAAGAAATTTTGATACCGTTTTTTTGTTTTCTCGTTCAAGAACACGGGGATTCATCTCTCTGTTGTCAAGGATTCCTCAGCGTATTGGATATCAAATGCCAGGGAAAAAACACTTTTTGACTCATGCTGTTGATGCACCCCCTTACGATTCGATGCATCGGGTTGAGTATTATTTAGGAATTCTTCGAGGAATGGGTTTTTCAATTTCTAAAAAGCCGCAATATGTTCTTGAAATTGATCAAGAAAGTGAAGCGTGGGCTCAAAAATTTTTTAAGGAAAAAGGGATTAAAAAAGATGATTTAAAAATTGTTTTGAATGCAGGAGGGAATTGGGCTCCCAAGCGATGGTCAGCTATTTTGTTTGGAAAACTGGCTAAAAAAATGATGGAGCTTTGGGGGGCAAAGATTATTTTAACGGGGGTTTCTCAAGATCATGCTATTTTTGAAGCAATTTTAAAAGAGGCGTCTTATCCTCTTGTTTCAGCGATTGACCGAACTCATCTAAAACAATTGGCGGCGCTTTTTAAAAATGCAGATCTTTATATTGGAAATGATTCAGGTCCAACCCATTTGGCCCAAGCGGTAAAGGCCCCTCTCATCGCCCTTTTTGGCCCTCAGGATCCTAAAATTACAGGGCCTTATGGAGAGGGGAAGAAGACGATTCTTTTTAAGAATAAAGGATGCCAGGTCCCTTGCTTTTTACCGGAGTGCGAATGGAAAAGATGTATTGATACCATTACGGTTGAAGAAGTCTTTGAGGCAGCTGAAAAGATAGTTCAAAGTTCAAGGTTCAAGGTTCAAAGTAAAAATGAAAAATAA
- the pyrR gene encoding bifunctional pyr operon transcriptional regulator/uracil phosphoribosyltransferase PyrR, producing MEKSKLMDAQTLSRTLMRISHEILERNKDLSNLVLIGIQTRGTHLAKRIQKNLSTIEGIKIPMGYLDISLYRDDLNQKGAEIKVQKTEISFDLNGKNIILVDDVLFSGRTIRAAIDELMDFGRPERIQLAVLIDRGHRELPIRPDYVGKNVPTSLKEEIQLFLTEVDGKDEVELR from the coding sequence ATGGAAAAATCAAAGTTGATGGATGCTCAAACGCTGAGTCGAACGCTGATGAGAATTTCTCATGAAATTTTAGAGCGAAATAAGGACTTGTCCAATTTGGTTTTAATTGGAATTCAGACGCGTGGCACACATTTGGCCAAGCGGATTCAAAAAAATTTATCGACAATTGAAGGTATTAAAATTCCCATGGGGTACTTGGATATTAGTCTTTATCGGGATGATCTTAACCAAAAAGGGGCTGAAATCAAGGTTCAAAAAACAGAGATTTCGTTTGATCTTAATGGGAAAAATATCATTTTGGTGGACGATGTCCTTTTTTCAGGCAGAACGATTCGAGCGGCAATTGATGAACTGATGGATTTTGGCCGGCCTGAGCGGATTCAGTTGGCTGTTTTAATTGATCGAGGACATCGGGAACTCCCCATTCGTCCTGATTATGTGGGAAAAAATGTTCCTACTTCGCTTAAAGAAGAGATTCAGCTTTTTTTGACAGAGGTCGATGGAAAAGATGAAGTTGAATTAAGATAG
- a CDS encoding TIGR01212 family radical SAM protein (This family includes YhcC from E. coli K-12, an uncharacterized radical SAM protein.), with protein MNETQNYYRSFSKFLKEQFGVPVYKITLDAGFTCPNRDGKLAIGGCTYCDLDGSGPGQERALLGIRQQLEDGKHFMKKRFGAEKFIAYFQAYTGTYTEPDQLKKLLDEALAVEDIVGLDVATRPDCLPPHIVGLLQEYNQKTYFWLELGLQTTNDEVLKRVNRGHDSASFVEAAQFMKRLGFRICAHMIFGLPGDDWDHMVRKATKLLTELNVDAVKLHHLHILRGAPMENQWKKGLISVLELDEYAKLVVDFLERVPETMIVQRLAGSSTSGKLLAPSWTLEKAKIIQTIEKEFERRGSHQGKLSSIFESNPHI; from the coding sequence ATGAATGAGACTCAAAACTACTATCGATCCTTTTCAAAATTCCTCAAAGAGCAATTTGGGGTTCCGGTCTATAAAATCACATTAGACGCGGGGTTCACTTGCCCAAATCGAGATGGGAAGCTCGCAATAGGGGGTTGTACTTACTGCGATTTAGATGGCTCTGGCCCGGGGCAAGAAAGGGCCCTTTTAGGGATTCGTCAGCAGCTTGAAGACGGTAAACACTTCATGAAGAAACGCTTTGGCGCCGAGAAGTTTATCGCCTATTTTCAAGCTTACACAGGGACTTATACCGAACCGGATCAATTAAAAAAACTTCTAGACGAAGCATTGGCAGTTGAAGATATTGTCGGTTTAGATGTCGCCACACGGCCCGATTGTCTCCCCCCTCATATTGTAGGACTTCTCCAAGAATACAATCAAAAAACCTATTTCTGGTTGGAGTTGGGCCTTCAAACGACAAATGATGAAGTCCTGAAACGCGTGAATCGAGGGCATGACTCAGCATCCTTTGTAGAAGCTGCTCAATTCATGAAGCGCTTGGGATTCAGAATTTGCGCCCATATGATTTTTGGCCTTCCTGGCGATGACTGGGATCACATGGTTAGAAAAGCGACAAAGCTACTCACCGAACTCAATGTCGATGCCGTCAAGCTCCATCACTTACATATTTTGCGTGGTGCCCCCATGGAAAATCAGTGGAAAAAAGGGCTCATCTCAGTCCTTGAGTTGGATGAATACGCAAAACTCGTCGTAGATTTTCTTGAACGTGTTCCAGAGACCATGATCGTTCAGCGCCTGGCCGGAAGCTCTACTTCCGGAAAATTACTGGCTCCGTCCTGGACCCTTGAGAAAGCAAAAATTATTCAAACGATTGAAAAGGAATTTGAAAGAAGAGGGTCTCATCAAGGGAAGCTATCCTCCATCTTTGAAAGTAATCCCCACATCTAA
- a CDS encoding glycosyltransferase family 9 protein translates to MKNKIDPYTIQKILFVSLSNIGDAILTTPSLDLVHRFFPKAEVTVMVGPRAREIFEHHPSMTRLILYDKHAGLKEKLKLILQLKDECYDLVIDLKQTLLPFLIQPKFSTPLFRKKMDQHAALRHLSYLKRIGIVGSCDFILPDVEQYREKVDTLLVKNGVDVASKYVVIHPGAASFLKRWELINFLKLAHELREKNKIQVVIAGASSDQNEFEKVFPKKLWPNLVGELSLMELGALLTRAEFLIAHDSGPMHLAAALKTRVLAIFGPTDPKIYGPFGPSHRIVRLDLDCSPCMAPTCRIQTHDCLKKLEVEEVYRIANEILSSPKCSKQCVFSQ, encoded by the coding sequence ATGAAAAATAAAATTGATCCTTATACAATTCAGAAAATTCTCTTTGTATCCCTCAGTAACATTGGAGATGCAATTTTAACAACTCCCTCCCTTGATTTAGTCCATCGCTTTTTTCCTAAGGCTGAAGTGACGGTTATGGTAGGGCCTCGAGCACGGGAAATTTTTGAACATCATCCCTCTATGACGCGACTCATTCTCTATGATAAACATGCGGGTTTGAAGGAAAAATTGAAACTCATTCTTCAATTGAAGGATGAGTGCTATGACCTTGTGATTGATTTAAAACAAACTTTACTTCCTTTTTTGATTCAACCCAAATTTTCAACTCCTCTTTTTCGAAAGAAAATGGACCAGCATGCGGCACTTCGTCATCTTTCTTATCTAAAACGAATAGGCATTGTAGGGTCTTGCGATTTTATTCTTCCGGATGTAGAACAATATCGTGAAAAAGTGGATACGCTTCTTGTAAAAAATGGAGTTGATGTTGCCTCAAAATATGTGGTGATTCATCCAGGGGCTGCGAGTTTTCTAAAACGTTGGGAGCTTATCAACTTTCTTAAACTTGCCCATGAGCTTAGGGAAAAAAATAAAATTCAAGTTGTCATCGCAGGCGCTTCTTCTGATCAGAATGAATTTGAAAAGGTATTTCCAAAAAAGTTATGGCCCAATTTAGTAGGCGAACTTTCGCTGATGGAGTTGGGGGCTTTATTGACACGAGCGGAATTTTTAATTGCCCATGATTCAGGCCCCATGCACTTAGCAGCTGCACTCAAGACGCGGGTTCTTGCTATTTTTGGTCCCACCGATCCAAAGATTTATGGGCCTTTCGGGCCGTCTCATCGGATCGTTCGGCTGGATCTGGACTGTTCCCCTTGCATGGCTCCAACATGCCGAATTCAGACTCATGACTGCTTGAAAAAACTAGAAGTGGAAGAAGTTTATCGAATAGCCAATGAAATTCTTTCCTCTCCAAAATGTTCAAAACAATGTGTTTTCAGTCAATAA
- the waaF gene encoding lipopolysaccharide heptosyltransferase II: protein MKILQLVPEMKMGGVETGTLDMARELALRGHEAWVVSGGGSLVQALERAGVKHVELPVHKKSIVSIFRLVKIVRKLIQDQKIDIVHARSRVPAWIGYWAVQGTQSRFVTTAHGYYRPHWGSRVMGWGERVIAVSQAIRDHLIDHFHVAPDRISMIHRGVDLSRFKFCPKKLNIQAPRIGILGRVTPLKGHIDFIQAMGKVVKEFPNAKGLIIGEAPLKRGEYQRQLVKLKNHLGLQSSIEFLPSNPEITEVLQDLDIVVLATTTPEAFGRVVIEAEAIGIPVVATRVGGVVDIIEDGIHGRLVPPRDSDALANGILHFLRDREFTLKGVEAARRRVEEKFTLNLMVNKTLEVYHQLLKSPKILVLKLSALGDLILISPSLKALRKAYPDAQISLLTDQAYAPLFQSCPYLDSIIPFKNKKGDWKNFFRMVHELRFRRFDFSVDLQNNKKSHFLAFLARIQTRIGYGRGGRGILLTKKIPCQKNIRPIESQNRLLHLINVSITDPRLELGSNQEEKDKIREFLDGEGVKPNEKLVGLFPFSNGRWLTKQWGLDRYIELAERLSKEARVIPVFVGGKEDILEGDSLKNLKIRTIDLIGKTNILELSELFKRCSAVVSGDSAPLHVAAASGVSVIGLFGPTDPARHAPPGKVKVMTHSIPCSPCYHPLCKIKTHDCLRLITVDQVLNELKEFLKD from the coding sequence ATGAAAATTCTTCAACTGGTTCCCGAAATGAAGATGGGTGGAGTTGAGACTGGAACTCTGGATATGGCCAGAGAACTAGCTCTGAGAGGACATGAAGCCTGGGTCGTGAGTGGAGGGGGGTCTCTGGTTCAGGCCCTAGAGAGAGCTGGAGTTAAGCATGTCGAGCTTCCCGTTCATAAAAAATCAATTGTCTCTATTTTCAGATTGGTGAAGATCGTTCGGAAATTGATTCAAGATCAAAAGATAGATATCGTCCATGCCCGATCTCGAGTGCCTGCCTGGATTGGATATTGGGCTGTACAAGGAACTCAAAGCAGGTTTGTCACGACGGCCCATGGCTATTATCGGCCTCATTGGGGGAGTCGTGTGATGGGCTGGGGAGAGCGTGTCATTGCTGTATCCCAAGCTATTCGTGATCATTTGATCGATCATTTTCATGTTGCCCCGGACCGCATTTCAATGATTCATCGAGGAGTCGACCTCTCGCGTTTCAAGTTTTGCCCTAAGAAATTAAACATCCAAGCTCCTCGCATCGGCATTTTAGGACGGGTCACCCCTTTAAAGGGACATATTGATTTTATTCAAGCGATGGGAAAGGTCGTGAAAGAATTTCCGAATGCAAAGGGTCTCATTATTGGGGAAGCTCCTTTAAAAAGGGGAGAATATCAAAGGCAACTGGTCAAACTAAAGAATCATTTGGGTCTTCAGTCTTCAATAGAATTTCTTCCTTCCAATCCTGAGATCACTGAAGTGCTTCAAGATTTGGATATTGTTGTTTTGGCAACGACAACTCCTGAGGCCTTTGGGCGTGTAGTGATTGAGGCCGAGGCAATAGGTATTCCTGTTGTTGCCACTCGGGTTGGGGGAGTTGTCGATATTATTGAAGATGGAATTCATGGGAGGTTAGTCCCGCCTCGAGATTCTGATGCTTTGGCCAACGGCATTCTTCATTTTTTGAGGGATCGAGAATTTACTTTGAAAGGGGTCGAAGCAGCTCGGCGTAGAGTGGAAGAAAAATTTACTCTCAATCTTATGGTCAATAAAACCTTAGAGGTTTATCATCAACTTTTAAAATCACCTAAAATTCTTGTTCTAAAACTGAGTGCTCTTGGAGATTTAATCTTAATCAGTCCTTCATTGAAAGCCTTACGAAAGGCCTATCCTGATGCCCAAATTTCTCTTTTAACAGATCAGGCTTATGCCCCGCTCTTTCAATCTTGTCCTTATTTAGACAGCATCATTCCTTTTAAAAATAAAAAGGGAGATTGGAAGAACTTTTTTAGAATGGTGCATGAATTGAGGTTCAGGCGTTTTGATTTTTCAGTGGATCTTCAGAATAATAAGAAATCTCATTTTTTGGCTTTTTTAGCGAGGATTCAAACCCGCATTGGATATGGAAGAGGGGGAAGGGGAATTCTTTTAACAAAAAAAATTCCTTGTCAAAAAAATATTAGACCTATTGAAAGTCAAAATCGACTTCTTCATTTAATCAATGTCTCAATCACGGACCCCCGTCTTGAACTTGGGTCAAATCAGGAAGAAAAGGATAAAATCAGAGAATTTCTAGATGGCGAGGGCGTTAAGCCTAATGAAAAGCTTGTGGGCCTTTTCCCTTTTTCCAATGGACGTTGGCTCACCAAACAATGGGGTTTAGATCGGTATATAGAATTAGCAGAGCGTCTGTCTAAAGAAGCCAGAGTGATTCCAGTTTTTGTAGGGGGAAAAGAAGATATTTTGGAAGGGGATTCATTAAAAAATTTAAAAATTCGCACGATTGATCTCATCGGTAAAACCAATATTTTAGAATTGTCAGAACTTTTTAAAAGATGCTCTGCAGTGGTGAGCGGGGATTCGGCTCCTTTACATGTTGCAGCTGCATCAGGAGTTTCGGTGATTGGCCTTTTTGGTCCTACCGATCCTGCTCGACATGCCCCGCCGGGAAAAGTAAAAGTGATGACTCATTCAATTCCTTGTTCTCCTTGCTATCATCCTCTCTGTAAAATTAAAACTCACGATTGCCTTCGTTTGATTACCGTTGATCAAGTTTTGAATGAATTAAAAGAATTTTTGAAGGATTGA